Proteins from a genomic interval of Rhinoraja longicauda isolate Sanriku21f unplaced genomic scaffold, sRhiLon1.1 Scf001583, whole genome shotgun sequence:
- the LOC144591727 gene encoding POU domain, class 2, transcription factor 2-like codes for AVNRPRLPVPLPTEHHLQGLSHSHTGKGAEASTHQEEPSDLEELEQFARTFKQRRIKLGFTQGDVGLAMGKLYGNDFSQTTISRFEALNLSFKNMCKLKPLLEKWLNDAENMSADSTLPSPNTLGTPIIGMEGMGGRRRKKRTSIETNIRVALEKNFLANQKPTSEEVQLIANQLTMEKEVIRVWFCNRRQKEKRINPASNSGLTSLTHSKAPVYSTHM; via the exons GCGGTGAACCGGCCAAGATTGCCAGTACCGTTGCCAACAGAGCATCACCTACAGGGACTGTCGCACTCACACACGGGCAAAGGGGCAGAGGCATCGACACACCAGGAGGAGCCCAGCGATCTGGAGGAGCTGGAACAGTTCGCCCGCACATTCAAACAGAGACGCATCAAGCTGGGCTTCACACAG ggTGATGTGGGCCTGGCCATGGGAAAGCTGTATGGGAATGACTTCAGCCAGACCACAATCTCACGGTTCGAGGCCCTCAACCTGAGCTTCAAGAACATGTGCAAACTGAAACCCCTGCTCGAGAAATGGCTCAACGATGCAG AAAACATGTCGGCCGATTCCACCCTACCGAGTCCCAACACTCTGGGCACGCCAATCATCGGCATGGAGGGAATGGGCGGGCGGCGTCGCAAGAAGAGAACCAGCATCGAGACCAATATCCGAGTGGCCTTAGAAAAGAACTTCCTGGCG AACCAGAAGCCGACATCGGAGGAGGTCCAGCTGATAGCCAACcagctgacaatggagaaggaggTGATTCGGGTTTGGTTCTGCAACAGGAGGCAGAAGGAGAAGAGGATTAACCCCGCGAGTAACAGCGGCCTGACCTCCCTCACTCACAGCAAAGCTCCTGTGTATAGCACACACATG